In a single window of the Luteibacter rhizovicinus DSM 16549 genome:
- a CDS encoding ParD-like family protein, which yields MGIVNIDDELHDQLRRACTVTHRSINAQANFWIKIGMLCEMHPEMSFQDLVARELRGAGVTSPVLKEGRA from the coding sequence ATGGGCATTGTCAACATCGACGACGAGCTTCACGACCAACTCCGGCGTGCCTGCACGGTCACGCACCGCTCGATCAACGCGCAGGCCAATTTCTGGATCAAGATCGGGATGCTCTGCGAGATGCATCCCGAAATGAGCTTCCAGGACCTCGTCGCGAGGGAGCTACGTGGTGCCGGAGTCACGTCACCGGTCCTCAAAGAGGGCCGTGCGTGA